In a genomic window of Pseudomonadota bacterium:
- a CDS encoding ParA family protein has product MFRNSVCAVSVAVLEVLLRRIACQNFKGGTGKTTTVISLAHCLAENGHKVLVVDLDAQGNISESLGVRGTYSLYDLLVDGRPLADCLVEARENLYCLFSNQTVAACETVLVTRPRREEALKRALSSLEDEIPGISVVFLDCSPSLSILSQNALVYVDELLLPVSMDYLAMVGANQVFENLKMIEEYFEKKVRVCGVLPTFYDQRVNVSKEILAGLRERYGELVLSPVRIDTKVQQASIQRQTIVEFGGRSRAREDYQKIYEELFV; this is encoded by the coding sequence ATTTTTAGGAATTCAGTTTGCGCCGTGTCGGTTGCCGTTTTGGAGGTTCTCTTGCGCAGAATTGCTTGCCAGAATTTTAAAGGCGGAACCGGTAAAACCACAACGGTGATCAGCTTGGCTCATTGCCTGGCTGAGAATGGCCATAAGGTGTTAGTAGTTGACCTTGATGCGCAGGGTAATATCTCTGAAAGCCTTGGGGTCAGGGGAACTTATTCTCTCTACGATCTTCTCGTTGACGGTCGGCCTCTGGCGGATTGCCTGGTCGAAGCCCGGGAAAATCTCTATTGCCTTTTTTCAAATCAGACCGTCGCTGCTTGTGAAACGGTTCTGGTGACGCGCCCTCGCCGGGAGGAGGCTTTGAAAAGGGCCTTAAGCTCGCTCGAGGACGAAATACCCGGGATCAGTGTGGTTTTTCTAGACTGCTCGCCCTCGCTTTCGATTTTGAGCCAGAACGCTCTGGTGTATGTCGATGAGTTGCTTTTGCCGGTCAGTATGGATTATCTGGCCATGGTTGGAGCCAACCAGGTTTTTGAAAATCTGAAAATGATAGAGGAGTATTTTGAGAAAAAGGTCAGGGTTTGTGGTGTTCTTCCGACATTTTATGACCAGCGGGTGAACGTCAGCAAGGAAATTCTGGCCGGTCTTAGAGAACGTTATGGTGAATTGGTGCTTTCCCCGGTCAGGATTGATACTAAGGTACAGCAGGCTTCCATTCAGCGGCAGACCATTGTTGAGTTTGGAGGACGTTCCCGGGCCCGTGAAGATTATCAGAAAATTTATGAGGAGTTGTTTGTATGA